CGAGAAATTCCTTCAGCACCTTGGTCGGCGTCACGGGATCGTCATATCCCAAGACGACCGCAGCCGGCCCCTTGAAGTGCTCCTTCAAGGGAGCCAAGGCGGTACTCGACGACGCCCGAGCCGCCAATGTGTTCTTGATCACGCGATACTCGGCCTTCACTCCTCTCAATTGTTTGCGCAATTCCGTGACTTGATTGACCGGAAGTCCGGTACATTCGGTCAAAATGGCTAGACGCGCCTTTGAGAATTTCTCCGACAACTCCGTTACGACGGTGACTTTCTCTTCCTTTTTCATCTCCACTCCCCTTCTTCGGGCTTCCTCGCTGTACGGCGGATCACATCGACGATTTGACTTACGACCACTGTTTCGCGATCGCAATCGCATCCAGGGACACGCCGGGCCCCATCGTGCTGGACATCGTCGCTGACTTCAGATATCTCCCCTTGCAGGACACCGGCTTCGCCTTCACGACCGACTCGAGCACCGCTTGTGCGTTCTCCACCAGTTTCGGCGCATCAAACGACACCTTCCCGACGGGAACGTGGACAATTCCCGCCTTGTCCAACTTGTATTCCACCCGCCCGCGCCGGAGCTCTCCGATTGCCTTTGCCACCTCAAACGTCACGGTGCCGGTCTTTGGATTGGGCATCAACCCACGAGGTCCTAACACTTTCCCCAGTTTTCCCACGGCTCCCATCAAATCAGGCGTGGAGATCGCACAATCGAAGTCCATCCACCCACCCTTCACTTTTTCCATCAACTCATCGCCACCCACATAATCCGCTCCGGCCTGCCGGGCCTCCTGCTCCTTTTCG
Above is a genomic segment from Nitrospira sp. containing:
- the rplA gene encoding 50S ribosomal protein L1; the protein is MGKKMQAALKNVETRLYAISEAVDVVKQSAYAKFDETVDLALRLGVDPKRSDQMVRGTTVLPHGTGKSIRILVFAKGEKEQEARQAGADYVGGDELMEKVKGGWMDFDCAISTPDLMGAVGKLGKVLGPRGLMPNPKTGTVTFEVAKAIGELRRGRVEYKLDKAGIVHVPVGKVSFDAPKLVENAQAVLESVVKAKPVSCKGRYLKSATMSSTMGPGVSLDAIAIAKQWS